In Xenopus tropicalis strain Nigerian chromosome 5, UCB_Xtro_10.0, whole genome shotgun sequence, one genomic interval encodes:
- the ccn2 gene encoding connective tissue growth factor precursor, whose protein sequence is MSAGKVTAVLLFALFCWVSDAQECNGECQCPHKVPVCDPGVSLVQDGCGCCKVCAKQLGELCTERDVCDPHKGLFCDFGSRVNRKIGVCTAREGAPCVFGGTVYRSGESFQSSCKYQCTCIDGGVGCVPLCSMDIRLPSPECPFPRRVKLPGKCCEEWVCDQPQERTLVGPALPAFRMEETYGPDPSLIRANCLVQTTEWSACSKTCGMGISTRVTNDNEHCRLEKQSRLCMVRPCEADLEENIKKGKKCIRTPKISKPVKFEISGCTSVKTYRAKFCGVCTDGRCCTPHRTATLPVEFKCPDGEIMKKNMMFIKTCACHSNCPGDNDIFEAMYYRKMYGDMA, encoded by the exons ATGTCTGCAGGAAAAGTGACAGCTGTGCTCCTCTTCGCTCTCTTCTGCTGG GTATCTGATGCCCAGGAGTGTAATGGGGAATGCCAGTGCCCACATAAAGTGCCTGTGTGTGATCCTGGAGTCAGCCTGGTGCAGGATGGCTGTGGCTGCTGCAAGGTGTGTGCCAAGCAGCTGGGGGAGCTGTGCACCGAAAGAGATGTGTGCGACCCACACAAAGGGCTCTTCTGTGACTTTGGATCCAGAGTGAACAGGAAAATTGGAGTTTGCACTG CCAGGGAAGGTGCCCCCTGTGTGTTTGGAGGGACTGTGTACAGAAGTGGGGAGTCTTTTCAGAGCAGCTGCAAGTACCAATGTACTTGTATCGATGGAGGTGTGGGCTGTGTCCCACTTTGCAGCATGGACATCCGACTGCCCAGCCCCGAGTGCCCCTTCCCACGAAGAGTGAAACTGCCTGGCAAGTGCTGTGAAGAATGGGTCTGCGATCAGCCTCAAGAGAGAACCTTAGTCGGACCTGCTTTGCCTG CTTTCAGAATGGAAGAAACCTATGGTCCTGACCCATCCCTAATCCGCGCCAACTGCCTAGTACAGACTACTGAATGGAGCGCTTGCTCAAAGACTTGTGGCATGGGAATCTCCACCAGGGTCACTAATGACAATGAACATTGCAGACTGGAGAAACAGAGCAGACTGTGCATGGTCAGACCCTGTGAAGCCGACCTAGAGGAGAACATTAAG AAAGGTAAAAAGTGCATCCGTACACCAAAAATTTCAAAACCAGTGAAGTTTGAAATCTCTGGCTGCACCAGCGTAAAAACCTACAGAGCCAAGTTCTGCGGCGTGTGCACTGATGGTCGCTGCTGCACTCCTCACAGAACAGCTACTCTTCCAGTTGAGTTCAAGTGCCCTGATGGTGAGATCATGAAGAAGAACATGATGTTCATCAAGACATGTGCATGCCATTCCAACTGTCCAGGAGACAATGACATCTTTGAGGCCATGTACTATCGGAAGATGTATGGGGACATGGCATAG